The following proteins are co-located in the Chryseobacterium daecheongense genome:
- a CDS encoding GNAT family N-acetyltransferase, whose translation MQLETERLILRKFEADDAERLFLLDSDPEVVKYVCTPPAKDISESENVIKMIQQQYEDNGVGRFAVIEKKSNLLIGWSGLKFITTEINGYKNIYDLGYRFIPEFWGKGYAIESAKASLDFGFYNLDLPIIYACAHSENNGSNHILSKLGFENKGEFEEPDGICFWYELKREKYNSKK comes from the coding sequence ATGCAACTGGAAACTGAAAGACTGATTCTAAGAAAATTCGAAGCTGATGATGCCGAGCGTCTTTTCCTTCTGGATTCCGATCCGGAAGTGGTAAAGTATGTATGTACTCCCCCGGCAAAAGATATCAGTGAATCTGAAAATGTTATTAAAATGATTCAACAGCAATACGAGGATAATGGTGTGGGAAGATTTGCAGTGATTGAAAAGAAGAGCAATCTTTTAATCGGATGGAGCGGTTTAAAATTCATCACTACAGAAATAAATGGCTACAAGAACATTTACGATCTCGGTTATCGTTTTATTCCTGAATTTTGGGGTAAGGGATATGCGATTGAATCTGCAAAAGCTTCTTTGGATTTTGGGTTTTATAATCTTGATCTCCCCATTATATATGCCTGTGCGCATTCTGAGAACAATGGTTCCAATCATATACTGAGTAAGTTAGGATTTGAAAATAAAGGGGAATTTGAAGAACCGGACGGTATATGCTTTTGGTATGAACTGAAACGTGAAAAATACAATTCAAAAAAATGA
- a CDS encoding DinB family protein produces MTEFQKYIQRYLDLIPSGKWQEEIQRSEEKTTNIYSALSEEQSHFAYAEGKWTLKELLLHLSDTERVFQYRILAIARGEQKDLPGFDENEYANNSHANDRSLKSLLDEYQLVRKSSQILLGSLQPDALATVGKANGNSISAETVGKLIVGHNYHHLNVIEERYLPNLKK; encoded by the coding sequence ATGACTGAATTTCAAAAATACATTCAAAGATACCTCGATCTTATTCCTTCCGGAAAATGGCAGGAAGAAATACAAAGATCAGAAGAAAAGACAACCAATATTTACTCCGCCCTTTCTGAAGAGCAATCTCATTTTGCGTACGCAGAAGGAAAATGGACCTTGAAGGAATTATTATTACACCTTTCCGATACGGAAAGAGTTTTTCAATACAGGATTTTGGCGATCGCCAGAGGCGAGCAGAAAGATTTACCAGGTTTTGATGAAAATGAATACGCAAATAATTCTCATGCTAATGACAGAAGCCTGAAATCTTTACTGGATGAGTATCAGCTGGTAAGAAAATCTTCTCAGATCCTCCTTGGAAGTTTACAGCCTGATGCTTTGGCTACGGTAGGAAAGGCTAACGGAAATTCTATTTCAGCAGAGACAGTAGGTAAGTTGATTGTAGGACACAATTATCACCATCTGAATGTAATTGAAGAGAGGTATTTACCAAATTTGAAAAAATAG
- a CDS encoding matrixin family metalloprotease, whose amino-acid sequence MENKGLIVLVQPFNDLKPESVKFVSNEIRKIYPDIKILNAIDLPKEAYYPERKRYKADSVIRFLNNRTDRGYVTIGLTSKDISTTKGKIKDFGIMGLGYRPGKACVASNFRLNKAKADEQLFKIAIHELGHTQGLEHCPEKTCFMRSAEGKNPTDEEVDFCKKCKAFLINKNWKFNSI is encoded by the coding sequence ATGGAAAATAAAGGATTGATAGTATTGGTTCAGCCATTTAATGATTTAAAACCTGAAAGTGTAAAATTCGTAAGCAATGAGATCAGGAAAATATATCCGGATATAAAAATTCTGAATGCTATAGATTTACCGAAAGAGGCTTATTATCCGGAGAGAAAACGCTACAAGGCTGATTCTGTTATCAGATTTTTAAATAACAGAACCGACAGAGGTTATGTCACAATCGGCTTAACATCAAAAGATATAAGCACCACTAAGGGTAAAATAAAAGACTTTGGTATAATGGGACTCGGTTATAGACCCGGAAAAGCATGCGTAGCATCAAATTTCAGATTAAATAAAGCAAAAGCTGATGAACAGCTTTTTAAAATTGCCATTCATGAACTTGGTCACACACAGGGATTGGAGCATTGCCCTGAAAAAACATGTTTTATGAGGAGCGCAGAAGGTAAAAATCCCACAGATGAAGAGGTGGATTTTTGCAAAAAATGCAAAGCCTTTTTAATAAATAAAAATTGGAAATTCAATTCAATATGA
- a CDS encoding ATP-binding cassette domain-containing protein — protein sequence MENLITIRDLSYGFSKNKLILKNVSLSVPKGSVFGFLGANGAGKSTTMKLMLGSIPDENNTIEIFSQKLPELYPDGFQRIGSLIDSPAFYDHLSGWDNLTILSKLRNLPDSECERVLNLVDLWDSRKMKMKKYSLGMKQRLAIAMTLLGNPELLILDEPVNGLDPNGMLEIRELLLKLNKEQGITIFISSHLLQEVEKMVTHLAIISHGAIKFSGSVEELNTHYRHNHMRIGLNNAPQFLQHIPEYYAPEIIDDHTLEITVQSREDIIRLTKKLVVNEAEIFEIKNSAGLEDWFMEITKN from the coding sequence ATGGAAAATCTGATTACAATCCGGGACCTCAGTTACGGATTTTCAAAAAATAAACTTATTCTTAAAAATGTGAGCCTTTCAGTTCCGAAAGGAAGTGTTTTTGGGTTCCTGGGAGCTAACGGAGCGGGTAAATCAACGACCATGAAGCTTATGCTGGGCAGTATTCCCGATGAAAACAATACCATTGAAATTTTTAGTCAGAAATTACCTGAACTTTATCCTGATGGGTTTCAAAGGATCGGAAGCCTTATAGACAGCCCTGCCTTTTATGATCATTTGTCCGGCTGGGATAATCTTACTATTCTTTCCAAATTAAGAAACCTCCCTGATTCTGAGTGTGAAAGAGTTTTGAATCTGGTAGATCTCTGGGACAGCAGGAAAATGAAAATGAAGAAATATTCACTAGGGATGAAGCAAAGGCTTGCAATCGCTATGACACTTCTTGGAAATCCCGAACTTCTGATCCTCGACGAGCCCGTGAATGGTCTTGATCCTAACGGGATGTTAGAGATCAGAGAACTATTGCTTAAACTCAACAAAGAACAGGGTATCACGATATTCATTTCAAGTCATTTGTTGCAGGAAGTGGAAAAAATGGTCACCCACCTTGCTATTATATCGCATGGAGCCATCAAATTTTCCGGAAGTGTTGAAGAGCTTAACACGCATTACCGCCATAACCATATGAGGATAGGACTCAATAATGCACCTCAATTTTTACAACATATTCCTGAATATTATGCCCCTGAGATAATTGATGATCATACTTTAGAAATTACCGTGCAATCAAGGGAAGACATCATCAGACTTACCAAGAAACTGGTTGTAAATGAAGCCGAGATTTTTGAAATCAAAAATAGTGCGGGATTGGAAGATTGGTTCATGGAAATAACAAAAAATTAA
- a CDS encoding thioredoxin-like domain-containing protein, with protein MKKLTTLINTEWLKIKGLGLVYLAIVLGMLIPLLAFLTNTFNPRFITEEELPLSVFESSITDSFKAFSIFFLLLYIVIAANRIAQVDHKNNGWQLMETQPISKLQLYLAKYVVLLLLSFLCIASYFTFSNIFSFLDYYIHPSTTKLLSFDTIWMLKMFIRLCIGVLGVAAVQLCISVAFPGFIWAFLVGILGLIVNTYSLVQRAAFPFCPYNSMYILSKTPNVRNLNYFITYSEYLSIFWAIVFFIIGYFWYRGKGFKSAFLRHKKQIILSSVFIIVSAGIFFIIQQPKDYKSKGAGVVIKGTLYTDLKIDSVKIFSKDFHKQVGSAIVKNGSFLWETRQQIPFDQYSLEFGTKRIDFMMGSGDRFDFDIRCNPLKIQYFLISNRSAEQQYNTEEDGFGYEFSYAVEQQKYNDNPSEFYQLAQSDWNKNIKRLEHYTDAENNALSDEYKSYRKQLLAIQYLNEINNYRKMTSWDDPKFAAPKEFLNELNSKIKNPTVLLSKNDDYLQYRLDKMLTDRDRLSNPDSILFVKLNALPGNIDKDRLVSKHLIKTMELESDSTLRKQLFEREFRMLGDNDYKKLATSKYEQLNISQKGAAFVDLKFLDNKGKSHQLSQYRGKYVIIDLWATWCGPCKQIRPIFDMRSIKYQYYSNIQFISISLDQDKSKWLNYLKTKPSKVPQYWLADAQEFMSRYKIQTIPRFIIIDPDGKVFNMNSPFPDEDNFVEILDKLKKY; from the coding sequence ATGAAAAAGTTAACAACACTCATCAATACGGAATGGCTTAAAATAAAAGGTTTGGGATTGGTTTATTTAGCAATAGTACTTGGTATGCTGATTCCTCTTCTTGCTTTTTTGACCAATACCTTTAATCCCCGATTTATTACAGAGGAAGAGCTTCCTCTTTCTGTTTTTGAAAGCTCTATAACGGATAGTTTTAAAGCCTTTTCCATCTTTTTTCTTTTGCTTTATATCGTTATTGCGGCCAACAGGATCGCTCAGGTAGATCATAAAAATAATGGATGGCAGCTCATGGAAACTCAGCCCATCAGCAAACTGCAATTGTATCTCGCAAAATATGTGGTATTGTTATTACTAAGTTTCTTATGTATTGCTTCTTATTTTACATTCAGTAATATCTTTTCATTTCTGGATTATTATATTCACCCAAGTACAACAAAATTGTTAAGCTTCGATACAATCTGGATGCTTAAGATGTTCATAAGATTATGCATCGGAGTATTGGGTGTGGCAGCTGTTCAGCTCTGCATATCAGTAGCTTTTCCAGGTTTTATATGGGCTTTTTTGGTGGGTATTTTAGGGCTTATAGTCAATACCTATTCTCTGGTACAAAGAGCAGCATTTCCTTTTTGCCCCTACAACTCTATGTATATTCTGTCCAAAACACCTAATGTAAGAAACCTGAATTATTTTATCACTTACAGTGAATATCTAAGTATATTCTGGGCCATTGTATTTTTTATTATAGGTTATTTCTGGTACAGAGGAAAAGGATTTAAATCTGCATTTCTACGTCATAAAAAGCAGATAATACTTTCATCTGTTTTTATTATAGTTTCAGCAGGAATATTTTTCATTATACAGCAACCTAAAGATTACAAAAGTAAAGGTGCAGGGGTTGTTATCAAAGGTACATTATATACTGATCTAAAGATTGATTCTGTAAAAATATTCTCTAAGGATTTTCATAAGCAGGTAGGAAGTGCCATTGTAAAAAACGGATCATTCCTGTGGGAAACCCGTCAACAGATTCCATTTGATCAATATAGTCTTGAATTTGGAACCAAAAGAATCGATTTCATGATGGGAAGCGGAGACCGTTTTGATTTTGACATCCGTTGTAATCCTTTAAAAATTCAATATTTTCTAATCTCCAACAGGTCTGCCGAACAGCAGTATAATACAGAAGAAGATGGATTCGGATATGAATTCTCATATGCTGTCGAGCAACAGAAATACAATGATAATCCTTCAGAGTTCTATCAGCTAGCGCAATCCGATTGGAATAAAAATATTAAGAGATTGGAACATTATACAGATGCCGAAAATAATGCCTTATCTGATGAATATAAATCTTACAGGAAGCAGCTTCTTGCCATTCAGTATTTGAACGAGATTAATAACTATCGGAAAATGACTTCCTGGGATGACCCTAAATTTGCTGCTCCGAAAGAATTTTTAAACGAACTGAATTCTAAAATTAAAAATCCGACGGTTCTGTTAAGTAAAAATGATGATTACTTACAATACAGATTGGATAAAATGCTTACCGACAGGGACCGGTTGTCCAATCCTGACAGTATTCTTTTTGTGAAATTAAATGCGTTACCTGGTAATATCGATAAAGACCGTTTGGTCAGCAAACATCTTATAAAGACCATGGAGCTGGAATCGGATAGTACTTTAAGGAAGCAGCTTTTTGAAAGAGAATTCCGGATGTTAGGAGATAATGATTATAAAAAGCTGGCAACATCGAAATATGAACAGCTGAACATCTCTCAAAAAGGAGCCGCATTTGTAGATTTAAAATTTCTGGATAACAAAGGGAAGTCGCATCAGCTTTCGCAATACCGTGGAAAATATGTGATCATTGATTTATGGGCAACATGGTGTGGTCCTTGTAAACAGATCCGGCCGATATTTGACATGAGAAGTATTAAATATCAATACTATAGTAATATTCAGTTTATTTCGATAAGTCTTGACCAGGATAAATCAAAATGGCTGAATTATCTAAAAACAAAACCATCCAAAGTACCTCAATACTGGCTGGCGGATGCTCAGGAGTTTATGAGCAGGTATAAAATTCAAACTATTCCCAGATTTATTATTATAGATCCTGATGGAAAAGTTTTTAACATGAACAGCCCTTTTCCTGATGAAGATAATTTCGTAGAAATTTTAGATAAGCTCAAGAAGTATTAA
- a CDS encoding cystathionine gamma-synthase, which produces MNFNTKVIHGGQHHESATGSVNVPVFLTSTFAQKSPGVHSGYEYSRAANPTRQALEDSLASIENGARGLAFGSGLAAIDCVLKLLNPGDEVIAVDDLYGGTYRMFTRLFEKYQLKFTFVNFDDVSKISEFITDKTKLIWVETPTNPLMKLVDIKAVVDIAKGKDILVAVDNTFATPYLQRPIDLGADIVMHSATKYLGGHSDVIAGALIAKDAELGEKLHFIQFASGGILGPHDSYLVLRGIKTLALRMQRHSDNGLEVAKYLETHPAVDKVIYPGLESHPQYELAKSQMKEAGGMVSFTFKSGKKEDAIKFLERVKVFTLAESLGGVESLANHPALMTHASIPAEKRAELGITDDLVRLSVGIEDAEDLIADLERAFS; this is translated from the coding sequence ATGAATTTTAATACAAAAGTTATTCACGGTGGCCAGCACCATGAATCTGCAACAGGTTCCGTAAATGTTCCTGTATTTTTAACTTCTACTTTTGCACAAAAAAGTCCGGGTGTTCACTCCGGTTACGAATATTCGAGAGCTGCCAATCCTACAAGACAGGCTTTAGAAGATTCTTTGGCAAGTATTGAAAATGGAGCAAGAGGTCTTGCTTTCGGTTCAGGTCTTGCAGCGATCGATTGTGTTTTGAAGTTACTGAACCCGGGAGATGAGGTAATAGCTGTTGATGATTTGTATGGTGGAACATACAGAATGTTTACAAGACTTTTTGAGAAATACCAATTGAAATTTACTTTCGTGAATTTTGATGATGTTTCTAAAATTTCAGAATTTATTACAGATAAAACAAAGCTGATCTGGGTAGAAACACCTACGAATCCTCTGATGAAATTAGTGGACATCAAAGCTGTTGTTGATATCGCTAAAGGAAAAGATATTTTGGTAGCCGTAGATAATACTTTTGCAACGCCTTATTTACAAAGACCTATCGATCTGGGAGCTGACATTGTTATGCACTCCGCAACAAAATATTTAGGAGGACATTCTGACGTTATTGCAGGAGCTCTTATTGCTAAAGATGCAGAATTGGGAGAGAAACTACATTTCATCCAATTTGCAAGTGGAGGTATCTTAGGACCACATGATTCTTATCTGGTTCTTAGAGGGATTAAAACCCTGGCATTAAGAATGCAGAGACATTCGGATAACGGACTGGAAGTCGCTAAATATCTTGAAACCCACCCTGCAGTTGATAAGGTAATCTATCCGGGATTGGAATCTCATCCACAGTATGAATTAGCAAAATCCCAAATGAAGGAAGCTGGAGGAATGGTTTCATTTACTTTTAAATCCGGAAAGAAAGAAGATGCCATCAAATTCCTGGAAAGAGTAAAAGTCTTCACCCTTGCTGAATCTTTAGGTGGAGTAGAATCTCTTGCTAATCACCCGGCATTGATGACTCACGCTTCCATTCCTGCTGAAAAAAGAGCTGAATTAGGCATCACGGATGATTTGGTTCGTCTAAGCGTTGGAATTGAAGATGCTGAAGATCTTATCGCTGACCTGGAAAGAGCTTTTTCTTAA
- a CDS encoding DUF4440 domain-containing protein, translated as MRRITIIFILSIFNQLLYAQVKSTDELFQTAMKLDSLVFKEGFNKCNPSHYNDIISNDLEFYHDIGGITLGKEAFIASVKNNICSIPGKIKRELVPGSMKVYPLYNNKTLYGFIQEGDHEFFENNNGKWNRTGKAKFTHLWIFDHNQWKLKRVLSYDHR; from the coding sequence GTGAGAAGGATTACAATTATTTTTATCCTGAGTATTTTTAACCAGCTATTATATGCACAGGTTAAATCTACTGATGAACTCTTTCAAACCGCCATGAAATTGGATAGTTTGGTTTTCAAAGAAGGATTTAATAAATGTAATCCTTCCCACTATAATGATATCATAAGTAATGACCTTGAGTTCTATCATGATATTGGAGGTATTACTCTTGGTAAAGAAGCGTTTATAGCTTCTGTAAAAAATAACATCTGCAGCATTCCCGGTAAAATAAAAAGAGAACTTGTTCCCGGAAGTATGAAAGTGTATCCTCTGTATAATAATAAAACCTTATATGGATTTATACAGGAAGGTGACCATGAGTTTTTCGAAAACAACAATGGGAAATGGAATAGGACCGGAAAAGCAAAATTTACCCACTTGTGGATCTTCGACCATAACCAGTGGAAACTCAAGCGGGTGCTGAGCTATGATCACCGATAA
- a CDS encoding L-threonylcarbamoyladenylate synthase produces the protein MENIINILKSGGTILYPTDTIWGIGCDATNIEAVNKIFEIKKREKNKSMIILVESEKRLQDLVDVPEMAWEIIDLSEKPVTIVYENPRGLPEELLAEDGSIGIRLVKNDFCKKLITKLNKPLVSTSANFSGDKSPLKFSDISPEIINMIDYAVEEDREKVSKYSGSSVIKIWSDNRIKVLRE, from the coding sequence ATGGAAAACATTATCAATATATTAAAATCCGGTGGAACTATTCTTTATCCTACAGATACAATTTGGGGAATTGGTTGCGACGCTACTAATATAGAGGCTGTTAATAAGATCTTTGAGATTAAGAAGCGCGAAAAAAACAAGTCGATGATCATTTTGGTGGAATCTGAAAAAAGACTTCAGGACTTGGTTGATGTTCCGGAAATGGCCTGGGAAATTATTGATTTAAGTGAAAAACCGGTAACTATTGTTTATGAAAATCCAAGAGGCTTACCTGAAGAACTGTTGGCAGAAGATGGGAGTATTGGAATTCGGTTAGTAAAAAATGATTTTTGTAAAAAACTCATCACAAAACTGAATAAACCGTTGGTTTCTACTTCAGCAAATTTTAGCGGAGACAAGAGTCCGTTAAAATTTTCGGATATCTCTCCGGAGATCATTAACATGATTGATTATGCAGTGGAAGAAGACAGGGAAAAGGTTTCCAAGTATTCCGGATCTTCAGTTATCAAAATCTGGAGTGATAATAGAATCAAGGTACTTCGGGAGTAG
- the nadE gene encoding NAD(+) synthase, with translation MQTQKVIDHIVSWLKNYAEKSKVNGYVIGVSGGVDSGVVSTLAAMTGLKTLLIEMPIRQKEDQVNRAWEHMNDLKSRFPNVEAMSVNLTPAFEELYKTFDVKDDLYPNEKLAFANTRSRLRMLTLYYYGQLNGLLVCGTGNKVEDFGIGFYTKYGDGGVDVSPIADLYKTEVYTLARALNLVKNIQEAIPTDGLWDVERTDEQQIGATYPELEKIQKEYGSKTAEDYEGRDREVFLIFDRMHKAAQHKMNPIPVCDIPEEWRS, from the coding sequence ATGCAGACACAAAAAGTAATTGATCATATTGTAAGCTGGTTAAAAAATTACGCAGAAAAATCAAAAGTAAACGGATATGTGATTGGAGTATCGGGAGGTGTTGACTCCGGAGTAGTATCAACACTAGCAGCTATGACCGGTCTGAAGACTTTATTAATAGAAATGCCGATCCGTCAGAAAGAAGATCAGGTAAATCGTGCATGGGAGCACATGAATGATCTTAAGTCAAGATTTCCTAATGTAGAAGCCATGTCTGTTAATCTGACTCCTGCTTTTGAAGAACTGTACAAGACTTTCGATGTAAAGGATGATTTGTATCCGAATGAAAAATTAGCTTTTGCCAATACAAGGTCACGTTTGCGTATGCTTACCTTATATTATTATGGACAGCTTAACGGCTTATTGGTTTGTGGAACCGGAAATAAGGTCGAGGATTTCGGAATCGGATTTTACACCAAATATGGAGACGGAGGTGTTGATGTTTCCCCTATTGCAGACCTTTATAAAACAGAAGTTTATACACTTGCAAGAGCCTTGAACCTTGTTAAAAATATCCAGGAAGCCATTCCTACAGATGGACTTTGGGATGTAGAAAGAACTGACGAGCAACAAATTGGTGCCACCTATCCGGAACTTGAAAAGATCCAGAAGGAATATGGTTCTAAAACTGCAGAAGATTATGAGGGACGTGATCGCGAGGTATTCTTAATATTTGACAGAATGCATAAAGCAGCCCAGCATAAAATGAATCCTATTCCTGTTTGTGATATTCCTGAAGAATGGAGATCATAA
- a CDS encoding GNAT family N-acetyltransferase, giving the protein MKNTRKANISDIEELSGLFDQYRIFYHKVSDIPAAENFLKERILNQDSEIFVAQEEDKLIGFVQLYPIFSSTRMKRYWLLNDLYVNDQYRGKGYSKQLIEEAKELCKSSNACGMLLETGKSNDIGNQLYPACGFKLYDSVNFYEWSNPEE; this is encoded by the coding sequence ATGAAAAATACAAGAAAAGCAAATATTTCGGATATAGAAGAGTTATCCGGATTGTTTGATCAATACAGGATTTTCTACCATAAGGTATCTGATATCCCGGCTGCTGAAAACTTTTTAAAAGAAAGGATCCTGAATCAGGATTCTGAAATTTTTGTTGCTCAGGAAGAAGATAAATTAATTGGTTTTGTTCAGTTATATCCTATTTTTTCCTCAACCAGAATGAAACGCTATTGGTTACTCAATGATCTTTATGTTAATGACCAATATCGAGGAAAGGGCTATTCAAAACAGTTGATAGAAGAAGCAAAGGAGCTTTGCAAATCCTCAAATGCCTGCGGAATGTTATTGGAAACGGGAAAAAGCAATGACATAGGAAATCAATTATATCCGGCTTGTGGTTTTAAGCTCTACGATTCTGTTAATTTCTATGAATGGAGTAATCCGGAAGAATAG
- the gldC gene encoding gliding motility protein GldC codes for MRKTQITIDVELDENHIPETITWNAQDGGIEKEETKATMISVWDEKAMEALRIDLWTKEMPVDQMKMFIHQILVSLGNTYQRATGEEDVAQWIEQMAEEFAVKSAIKM; via the coding sequence ATGAGAAAGACTCAGATAACGATAGACGTTGAATTAGATGAAAATCACATTCCGGAAACCATAACATGGAATGCTCAGGATGGAGGAATTGAAAAAGAGGAAACTAAGGCAACGATGATTTCTGTTTGGGATGAAAAAGCAATGGAAGCATTAAGAATTGATCTTTGGACAAAAGAAATGCCTGTGGATCAGATGAAAATGTTCATTCACCAGATTTTAGTTTCATTAGGGAATACCTATCAGAGAGCGACAGGAGAAGAAGATGTGGCGCAGTGGATCGAACAAATGGCAGAAGAATTTGCAGTAAAATCTGCGATAAAAATGTAA
- a CDS encoding ribonuclease N, protein MNSKMRPVFFACIGLLFGMFVMYIFNKFSGTEKDIQNPKAEYNTTAGTANQQSIDQLTAEKTVMIYVKEHHQLPDYYITKNEARKLGWNPSKGNLCDVLPGRAIGGDRFGNRERSLPQGNQYYEADVNYSCGSRNADRIIFTKDGDVYLTKNHYKSFEKQ, encoded by the coding sequence ATGAATAGTAAAATGAGACCCGTATTTTTTGCCTGCATCGGCCTTCTGTTTGGAATGTTCGTGATGTATATTTTCAATAAGTTTTCTGGTACAGAAAAAGATATTCAGAATCCAAAAGCTGAATACAACACAACTGCCGGTACAGCAAATCAACAATCTATCGATCAGCTTACCGCAGAAAAAACGGTAATGATTTATGTAAAGGAACATCATCAGTTACCTGATTATTACATTACAAAAAATGAAGCCAGAAAGCTTGGCTGGAATCCTTCGAAGGGAAATCTTTGCGATGTTCTCCCCGGACGTGCCATAGGAGGAGACCGCTTCGGAAACAGAGAAAGAAGTCTTCCGCAAGGGAATCAATACTATGAAGCTGATGTAAATTACAGTTGTGGAAGTAGAAATGCCGACCGCATTATTTTCACAAAAGATGGGGATGTATATCTTACCAAAAATCATTATAAAAGTTTTGAAAAACAGTAG
- a CDS encoding N-acetyltransferase: MIVRQELEKDYPQVFELVEQAFKNAEHSDHQEQFLVEKLRKSDAFIPELSIVAEIENEIVGHILFTRLSVKNNDKAFNSLALAPVSVKPQHQGQGIGSQLISYGHKIARELGYESVILIGHEKYYPRFGYKKTSNFGISFPFDLPEENGMAIELIPDALKNVTGIVTYPKEFGID, encoded by the coding sequence ATGATTGTAAGACAGGAACTGGAAAAAGATTATCCACAGGTTTTTGAATTGGTGGAACAGGCATTTAAAAATGCGGAACACAGCGACCATCAGGAACAGTTTTTAGTAGAAAAGCTAAGAAAATCGGATGCTTTCATTCCAGAATTATCCATTGTCGCCGAAATAGAAAACGAAATTGTCGGCCATATACTTTTTACCAGGCTGTCCGTTAAAAATAATGACAAAGCCTTCAATTCATTGGCTCTGGCTCCTGTTTCCGTGAAACCGCAACATCAGGGACAAGGAATAGGTAGTCAACTGATCAGTTATGGACATAAAATTGCCAGGGAATTGGGTTATGAATCAGTGATTTTAATAGGCCATGAAAAGTATTATCCGAGATTTGGATATAAAAAAACAAGTAATTTTGGAATATCATTTCCTTTTGACCTTCCGGAAGAAAATGGGATGGCTATAGAATTGATACCCGATGCTTTAAAAAATGTAACCGGGATTGTAACATATCCTAAAGAATTTGGAATAGATTAA
- a CDS encoding gliding motility protein GldB, producing MKIFRTIALSSILVLGLYSCKKEPDNVWKVELKEPAEKVEMTDISSQFYDQNIPLEKFKSEFPWFQGTVSDEDFGKRRADAEEIKIYREAVAKIDQKKLQKELQDLFSHIRHYFPKFKSPKVYLFSSALQMIQDPVFYDEKGNLLFIDITGFMGDKNPNYKGLELYFQKSMNPNNIVPKVSRMFAENIVPFSTDHQKFIDQLIYNGKVMILQDAFLPDTPDYLKMNYTKQQYEWAVSNEGNIWNYFVENNLLFGDDHRLEERFISPGPFSKFYTDIDNESSPQIGIYTGWQICKKYLKEKPEVKLTDFLKMDATEIFNQSGYKPAVTK from the coding sequence ATGAAGATTTTTAGAACTATAGCGCTTTCTTCTATATTAGTTTTAGGATTGTATTCCTGCAAGAAAGAACCGGACAATGTATGGAAAGTAGAATTAAAGGAACCTGCCGAAAAAGTGGAGATGACAGATATTTCCAGTCAATTCTACGACCAGAATATCCCTCTGGAAAAATTTAAATCGGAGTTTCCTTGGTTTCAGGGTACTGTTTCTGATGAAGATTTTGGAAAGAGAAGAGCTGACGCAGAAGAAATAAAGATTTATAGAGAGGCCGTTGCAAAAATTGATCAGAAGAAACTCCAAAAAGAGCTTCAGGACCTGTTTTCACATATCAGGCATTATTTCCCGAAATTTAAAAGCCCTAAAGTGTATCTTTTTTCATCAGCGTTGCAGATGATTCAGGATCCGGTTTTTTATGATGAAAAAGGAAACCTTTTGTTTATAGATATTACCGGGTTCATGGGAGACAAAAACCCAAATTACAAAGGACTGGAATTGTATTTCCAGAAATCCATGAATCCAAACAATATTGTCCCTAAAGTATCAAGGATGTTTGCCGAAAACATTGTTCCTTTCTCTACAGATCATCAAAAGTTTATTGACCAGCTGATATATAACGGAAAAGTAATGATCCTCCAGGACGCATTTCTTCCGGATACTCCTGATTACCTTAAAATGAATTATACGAAACAGCAGTATGAGTGGGCAGTAAGCAATGAAGGCAACATCTGGAATTATTTTGTCGAGAATAATTTATTGTTTGGGGATGATCACAGACTGGAGGAGCGTTTTATCTCTCCGGGACCTTTTTCTAAATTTTATACAGATATTGACAATGAATCGTCTCCGCAAATCGGTATTTATACAGGATGGCAGATCTGTAAAAAATATCTGAAAGAAAAGCCTGAGGTAAAGCTTACAGATTTTCTTAAAATGGATGCAACTGAAATTTTTAACCAATCTGGTTATAAACCCGCTGTAACAAAATAG